Proteins found in one Nostoc sp. NIES-3756 genomic segment:
- a CDS encoding con-10 family general stress protein, whose translation MSDTSKRGFASMDEDKQREIASKGGQAAHAKGTAHEFTSEEAREAGRKGGETVSQDREHMAEIGREGGKNSHGGGRKKQDNEDTTEIENSGEEHTQGGTREQHSQAGKQSHKNTSKKK comes from the coding sequence ATGTCAGATACAAGCAAACGTGGCTTTGCTTCTATGGATGAAGATAAGCAACGCGAAATCGCCAGCAAAGGCGGACAAGCTGCTCACGCTAAAGGCACTGCCCATGAGTTTACTTCTGAAGAAGCTCGTGAAGCTGGACGCAAAGGTGGCGAAACCGTCAGCCAAGACAGAGAACACATGGCCGAAATCGGTCGTGAGGGTGGTAAAAATTCTCACGGTGGTGGACGCAAGAAACAAGATAACGAAGATACCACAGAAATAGAAAATAGTGGTGAAGAACACACCCAAGGTGGTACACGGGAACAACACTCCCAAGCTGGCAAGCAAAGCCATAAAAATACCAGCAAGAAAAAATAG
- a CDS encoding chemotaxis protein CheB, with product MNSRRSSKKSQPNASAAKAPKKQIGNQNELFPIVGMGASAGGLEAFTKLLSHLPTDTGMGFVLIQHLSPHQKSLLTEILSRTTQMPVTESQDGMVVEPNHVYIIPPNVRMSIAQGMLKLIPLEKIRGGSMTVDSFFMSLAQDRGSKAIGVVLSGGDSDGTRGLEAIKEAGGITFAQCEESAGVSSMPNTAIASGHVDFILTPQKIAEELANISTHPYINHPLPSKQVETIPEEADSLSTIFGMLRVATGVDFTHYKHTTLKRRIMRRMMLYKLEKIEDYVKYLQNNQPEVLALYQDLLIKVTGFFRDPEAFEALKTKVFPMIAKDRSPDSPIRVWVAGCATGEEAYSIAMCLLEFLAEQVGHTPINIFATDINEVAIETARVGIYKPSQVTDVSPERLQRFFVQVEGGYQISKPVRELCIFARQNLISDPPFSRLDLITCRNVLIYLGASVQKKLLPTFHYGLKSTGFLMLGTSETVGEFSDLFNLVDKKNKIYTYKIAPARLGIDLIPQNSPPETFIPQTRVIEDAWSSQEMQKEADRIVLNRYAPVGVIINNELEILQFRGQTSSYLQPAPGRPSFNLLKMAKEELRLELRTAIHQAKKQESPVRKEGIQISENAPVRLVRIDVIPFRLTTGGESYFLVLFEDMPSSTTAALEIDTKNRNLRSRQSQQMNDEQEINRLSQELATTKEYLQSIIEEQQDTNQDLRAANEEILSSNEELQSTNEELETAKEEIQATNEELKTINEELQQRNVESTQVTNDLQNLLSSINIPILMLGGDLRIRRFTPVAGRIFNLIPTDVGRPLSDINHNLNVPDLEQQILEVISTLNLKTQEVQDQDGRWYDLRIRPYRTIDHKIDGAVIVLVDIDALKRSAEELRASKDYAEAIVATIRESLVVLDTGLRVITANQFFYEKFQVAPEETENRLIYEIGDGQWDIPQLRSLLEDILPYQSQFQDLEVEHNFEQIGQKIMRLNARKMSLLNNRPMILLVIEDITQQKRLEAERIQLLAKEQSAREAAEGANRAKDEFLSILSHELRNPLNSMLGWANLLRTHELEATTVNQGLEAIERSAQAQAHLISDLLDISRISSGRLHMDAHAIELIPVIEAAIAVVRLAAEAKNIQIGTRLDPTHRLILGDPIRLQQVVWNLLSNAIKFTPARGRIDITLEYTDLHAQIQVKDSGCGISNDFLPYVFDRFRQADGSRTRSNQGLGLGMAIVRHLVELHGGTVEVDSQGESQGSTFTVNIPLQTNLEETPVAIAQEPIVSANTPELPTVNIPSLAGVRVLVVDDEADIRQLFTIVLEEYGVEVTEASSAKEALSKLRENPLSYDLLISDIGLPEEDGYALIHQVRALSVEEGGQIPAAALTAYAGYTEQAKAVAAGFQTHASKPIEPLQLVALVATLAGRVKS from the coding sequence ATGAACTCTAGGCGGTCTTCCAAAAAATCTCAACCCAATGCCTCAGCAGCTAAAGCACCAAAAAAGCAAATCGGCAACCAAAATGAGTTGTTTCCAATTGTTGGGATGGGAGCCTCTGCGGGAGGATTGGAAGCTTTTACAAAATTACTGAGTCATCTGCCTACTGATACTGGTATGGGATTTGTGTTAATTCAACATTTAAGTCCTCATCAAAAAAGCTTATTAACAGAGATTCTTTCCCGCACCACGCAAATGCCCGTAACGGAATCACAAGATGGCATGGTTGTGGAACCGAATCATGTTTACATAATTCCCCCCAATGTCAGGATGAGCATTGCTCAGGGGATGCTGAAACTGATACCTCTGGAAAAAATCCGAGGAGGATCTATGACAGTGGATAGTTTCTTTATGTCCTTAGCCCAGGATCGGGGAAGCAAGGCCATTGGCGTTGTGTTATCAGGGGGTGATAGCGATGGTACTAGGGGATTGGAAGCAATCAAGGAGGCTGGGGGCATTACCTTTGCCCAATGTGAAGAATCGGCCGGAGTCAGTAGTATGCCGAACACAGCAATAGCTTCTGGTCATGTGGACTTTATCCTCACTCCCCAAAAAATTGCTGAGGAACTGGCAAACATCAGCACTCATCCCTATATCAACCATCCCCTTCCTAGCAAACAGGTTGAGACCATACCGGAAGAAGCAGATTCCCTTTCAACCATTTTTGGTATGTTGCGGGTTGCTACTGGTGTTGACTTTACTCATTACAAGCACACCACCCTCAAGCGGCGGATTATGCGGCGGATGATGCTGTATAAATTAGAAAAAATCGAGGATTACGTCAAGTATTTGCAAAATAACCAACCAGAAGTGTTGGCATTGTATCAAGATTTATTAATCAAGGTGACAGGATTTTTTCGAGACCCCGAAGCTTTTGAAGCGCTAAAGACTAAAGTCTTTCCCATGATTGCCAAAGATCGCTCTCCTGATTCACCCATTCGCGTTTGGGTAGCAGGATGTGCCACTGGTGAAGAAGCCTACTCAATAGCTATGTGCTTACTAGAGTTTTTAGCAGAGCAAGTAGGGCATACACCCATTAATATTTTTGCCACAGATATTAATGAAGTGGCGATCGAAACAGCTAGAGTCGGCATTTATAAACCAAGTCAGGTAACAGATGTCTCCCCAGAACGCCTACAGCGTTTTTTTGTACAGGTAGAAGGTGGCTACCAAATTAGTAAGCCAGTCAGGGAACTGTGCATCTTTGCCAGACAAAACCTGATCAGCGACCCCCCATTTTCTCGGCTGGATTTAATTACCTGTCGCAATGTCTTAATTTATTTGGGCGCGTCTGTGCAGAAGAAACTGCTGCCAACTTTCCACTATGGTCTCAAGTCAACTGGCTTTCTCATGTTAGGCACATCAGAAACAGTAGGTGAGTTTTCTGACTTATTTAACTTGGTAGACAAAAAAAACAAAATATATACTTACAAAATTGCTCCAGCACGACTGGGTATAGATTTAATCCCACAAAACTCTCCTCCAGAAACTTTTATCCCCCAAACCAGAGTTATTGAGGATGCTTGGAGTAGCCAGGAAATGCAAAAAGAAGCCGATCGCATTGTCTTAAACCGATATGCCCCGGTCGGTGTCATCATTAACAACGAGCTGGAGATTTTACAATTCCGAGGACAGACTAGTTCATATCTGCAACCAGCACCCGGTAGACCAAGCTTTAACTTGCTGAAGATGGCAAAAGAAGAATTAAGGCTAGAGTTAAGGACTGCAATTCACCAGGCGAAAAAGCAGGAGAGTCCAGTTAGGAAAGAAGGTATACAGATTAGCGAAAATGCACCAGTCAGGCTGGTAAGGATTGATGTCATTCCCTTCCGACTGACAACTGGGGGAGAAAGTTACTTTTTAGTGCTGTTTGAAGATATGCCGTCATCCACAACTGCTGCACTAGAGATAGACACCAAAAATCGGAATCTTCGCTCTAGGCAAAGCCAACAGATGAATGATGAACAGGAAATCAACCGACTCAGCCAGGAATTAGCCACCACAAAAGAGTATCTGCAATCGATTATTGAGGAACAGCAAGATACCAATCAAGACCTAAGAGCTGCTAATGAAGAAATTTTGTCTAGCAACGAAGAATTGCAGAGTACCAACGAGGAATTAGAAACTGCTAAAGAAGAAATTCAGGCGACTAATGAAGAATTAAAAACGATTAACGAAGAATTGCAGCAGCGAAATGTCGAGTCAACTCAGGTCACTAATGATTTACAAAATCTCTTAAGTAGTATTAACATTCCTATCCTCATGTTGGGCGGGGATTTGCGAATCCGCCGTTTCACTCCCGTAGCAGGGCGCATCTTTAATTTGATTCCTACAGATGTAGGTAGACCATTGAGTGACATTAACCACAATTTGAATGTTCCTGACTTAGAACAACAGATTCTTGAAGTAATTAGTACACTCAATTTAAAAACCCAGGAAGTTCAAGACCAAGATGGACGATGGTATGACCTGCGAATCCGTCCTTATCGAACAATAGACCATAAAATTGACGGTGCAGTGATTGTCTTGGTTGATATTGATGCCCTCAAACGCAGCGCTGAGGAACTAAGAGCCTCTAAAGATTACGCCGAAGCGATTGTGGCTACCATACGAGAATCTTTAGTAGTGCTAGATACAGGTTTACGGGTAATTACTGCCAATCAGTTTTTCTATGAAAAATTCCAGGTAGCACCAGAAGAAACAGAAAACCGCCTCATTTATGAAATCGGGGATGGACAGTGGGATATTCCCCAATTGCGATCGCTCTTAGAAGACATTCTCCCCTATCAAAGCCAGTTTCAAGACCTGGAAGTTGAGCATAACTTCGAGCAAATTGGGCAAAAGATCATGCGGCTTAATGCCCGGAAAATGTCATTATTAAATAATAGACCAATGATTCTGCTGGTAATTGAAGATATCACCCAACAAAAGCGGTTAGAAGCAGAACGTATTCAACTTTTGGCTAAAGAACAGTCAGCCCGTGAAGCAGCTGAGGGAGCCAACCGCGCCAAAGATGAATTTTTGTCAATTCTCTCCCATGAACTGCGCAATCCACTCAATTCCATGCTGGGTTGGGCGAACTTACTACGAACCCATGAGCTAGAAGCAACTACAGTGAATCAGGGTTTAGAGGCAATTGAGCGTAGCGCTCAAGCTCAAGCTCATCTGATCAGTGATTTGTTGGACATCTCCCGCATTAGTTCAGGTAGGCTCCACATGGATGCTCATGCAATTGAACTGATACCTGTAATTGAAGCCGCGATCGCCGTCGTCCGTCTAGCAGCAGAAGCCAAAAATATTCAAATTGGAACTAGATTAGATCCTACGCACAGACTCATATTAGGCGACCCAATTCGCTTACAGCAGGTGGTGTGGAATCTACTTTCTAACGCTATTAAATTTACCCCAGCCAGAGGCAGAATTGATATCACCTTAGAATACACAGATTTACACGCACAAATTCAAGTAAAAGACAGTGGCTGCGGTATCAGTAATGACTTTTTACCCTATGTTTTTGACCGCTTCCGCCAAGCTGATGGTAGCAGAACACGCTCAAATCAGGGGTTAGGATTAGGGATGGCGATTGTACGGCACTTAGTAGAACTCCACGGCGGTACAGTAGAAGTAGATAGTCAAGGCGAGTCCCAAGGTTCAACCTTTACAGTCAATATACCTCTACAAACGAACCTAGAAGAAACTCCTGTAGCGATCGCTCAAGAACCCATTGTTTCAGCCAATACACCAGAATTACCCACAGTTAATATTCCATCACTAGCAGGCGTGCGGGTACTAGTAGTAGACGACGAAGCAGATATTCGCCAGTTATTCACAATAGTGCTTGAGGAATACGGAGTAGAAGTCACAGAAGCTAGCTCGGCAAAGGAGGCGTTATCAAAGCTGAGGGAAAATCCTCTTAGTTACGACTTACTTATATCTGACATCGGTTTACCAGAAGAAGATGGTTATGCTCTAATTCATCAGGTGAGAGCGCTGAGTGTTGAAGAAGGAGGGCAAATTCCCGCCGCAGCGCTAACGGCTTATGCTGGTTATACAGAACAGGCAAAGGCTGTAGCCGCAGGATTCCAAACCCATGCTTCTAAACCCATCGAACCCCTTCAACTAGTAGCTTTAGTTGCCACTTTAGCTGGACGAGTCAAAAGTTAA
- the moeB gene encoding molybdopterin-synthase adenylyltransferase MoeB — translation MLNPNLEEIQLTKDDYERYSRHLILPEVGVEGQKRLKAASVLCIGTGGLGSPLLLYLAAAGIGRIGIVDFDVVDTSNLQRQVIHGTSWVGKPKIESAKNRIHEINPYCQVDLYETRLSSENALDIVKDYDIVVDGTDNFPTRYLVNDACVLLNKPNVYGSIFRFEGQATVFNYEGGPNYRDLYPEPPPPGLVPSCAEGGVLGILPGMIGVIQATETVKIILGKGNTLSGRLLLYNALDMTFRELKLRPNPVRPVIEKLIDYEQFCGIPQAKAAEAQQQQEIQEMTVTQLKELLDSGAKDFVLLDVRNPNEYEIAKIPGSILVPLPDIENGKGVAKVKEALNGHRLIAHCKMGGRSAKALAILKESGIVGTNVKGGITAWSREVDPSVPEY, via the coding sequence ATGCTTAATCCCAACCTGGAAGAAATCCAGTTGACTAAAGACGACTATGAACGCTACTCTCGGCACTTAATTTTGCCGGAAGTCGGTGTGGAAGGACAAAAACGTCTCAAGGCTGCCAGTGTGTTATGTATCGGTACTGGAGGACTAGGTTCACCACTACTGTTATATTTAGCAGCCGCAGGTATTGGACGCATCGGTATTGTCGATTTCGATGTAGTTGATACTTCCAACTTGCAACGTCAAGTAATTCACGGCACATCCTGGGTAGGTAAACCCAAGATTGAATCGGCAAAAAACCGTATCCACGAGATTAACCCCTATTGTCAGGTTGATCTTTACGAAACTCGCCTGAGTTCGGAAAATGCCCTAGATATCGTCAAAGATTACGATATTGTGGTGGATGGTACAGATAACTTCCCTACCAGATATCTAGTTAACGACGCTTGTGTATTGTTAAACAAGCCCAACGTTTACGGTTCTATTTTCCGCTTTGAAGGACAAGCAACAGTATTTAATTACGAAGGCGGGCCGAACTACCGCGACTTGTACCCAGAACCACCACCACCAGGATTAGTACCTTCCTGTGCAGAAGGTGGGGTATTGGGTATTCTGCCTGGAATGATTGGTGTCATTCAAGCCACGGAAACAGTCAAAATCATTTTAGGCAAGGGTAATACCCTCAGTGGTAGATTGTTGCTGTACAACGCCTTAGATATGACATTCCGCGAGTTAAAACTACGTCCTAACCCTGTACGCCCAGTAATCGAAAAGCTGATAGACTACGAACAATTCTGCGGTATTCCTCAAGCCAAAGCAGCCGAGGCGCAACAACAGCAAGAAATCCAAGAAATGACAGTAACACAACTCAAGGAATTGCTGGACAGTGGGGCGAAAGATTTTGTGCTGCTAGATGTGCGTAACCCCAACGAATACGAAATTGCCAAAATTCCTGGTTCGATATTAGTGCCTTTACCAGACATTGAAAATGGTAAGGGTGTAGCCAAAGTAAAAGAAGCACTCAACGGCCACCGCTTAATTGCTCATTGTAAAATGGGTGGGCGATCGGCTAAAGCCCTAGCCATCCTCAAGGAATCAGGCATTGTAGGAACTAATGTTAAAGGCGGGATCACCGCTTGGAGTCGAGAAGTAGATCCATCAGTTCCTGAGTATTAA
- the ligA gene encoding NAD-dependent DNA ligase LigA → MVQIQPETKRVQELRQLLQQASYAYYVMDAPIMEDAVYDQLYRELQQLETQYPELITPDSPTQRVGERPATQFNSVRHNIPLYSLENAFNVEELQNWDQRWRRQVAKTEAEYVSELKIDGSAIALTYQDGILVRGATRGDGVMGEDITQNVRTIRSIPLRLNFDGIAPIEKVEVRGEAFLPLEVFKQINEERQKAGEQLFANPRNAAAGTLRQLDSRIVAKRRLDFFSYTLHIPGMDDASIANTQWEALELLQKMGFRVNPNHKLCESLADVADYYKYWDTERLNLPYMTDGVVVKLNSFKLQEQLGFTQKFPRWAVALKYPAEEAPTRVENIAVNVGRTGALTPLAEMRPVQLAGTTVSRATLHNSDRITQLDIRIGDTVIVRKAGEIIPEVVRVLKELRPTDTQPFIMPSHCPVCGQSVVRETGEAVTRCVNASCQAILKGSIEHWVSRDALDIKGVGEKLVHQLVDKGLVHSVADLYDLAAQQLLALERMGEKSAQKLIEAIAQSKNQPWSRVLYGLGIRHVGSVNAQLLTEKYRSVEQLSTAKQSEIAGIYGIGAEIAQSVYQWFRINANQNLIERLQGAGLQFTNTEEISDVDHANLRLAGKTFVITGTLPTLKRDEAKALIQKAGGKVTDSISKKTDYLVLGEDAGSKLEKAQALGIAQLTEAQLLVILEN, encoded by the coding sequence ATGGTACAAATTCAGCCAGAAACTAAACGCGTCCAGGAACTGCGTCAACTGTTGCAACAAGCTAGTTATGCTTATTATGTCATGGATGCACCCATCATGGAGGATGCAGTATATGACCAACTTTATCGAGAACTGCAACAACTAGAAACTCAGTATCCAGAATTAATCACGCCAGATAGTCCGACGCAGCGTGTGGGGGAAAGGCCGGCAACTCAATTTAACTCTGTGCGTCACAACATTCCTCTGTATAGCTTGGAAAATGCGTTTAATGTGGAGGAGTTGCAAAATTGGGATCAGCGTTGGCGGCGACAAGTTGCTAAGACGGAGGCGGAATATGTCTCAGAACTAAAAATTGATGGTTCAGCGATCGCACTCACTTACCAAGATGGTATTTTAGTCAGGGGCGCAACTAGAGGCGATGGGGTGATGGGTGAAGATATTACCCAAAATGTCCGCACAATTCGCTCTATTCCTTTGCGGTTGAATTTTGATGGTATTGCACCAATTGAAAAGGTGGAAGTTAGAGGGGAAGCTTTTTTACCTCTGGAAGTATTTAAACAAATTAACGAAGAAAGACAAAAAGCTGGAGAACAGTTATTTGCTAACCCTCGGAATGCGGCGGCTGGTACACTCAGACAGTTAGACTCGCGTATTGTCGCCAAGCGGCGGTTAGATTTTTTCTCTTACACCTTACACATCCCCGGAATGGATGACGCGAGTATTGCTAACACCCAATGGGAAGCTTTGGAATTATTACAGAAGATGGGTTTTCGGGTGAACCCTAACCATAAGCTTTGTGAGTCGTTGGCAGATGTTGCCGATTACTATAAATATTGGGATACGGAAAGATTAAATTTACCCTACATGACCGATGGGGTGGTAGTAAAGCTCAACTCCTTTAAGCTGCAAGAACAGTTAGGCTTTACCCAAAAATTTCCCCGGTGGGCGGTAGCGTTAAAGTATCCCGCCGAAGAAGCACCCACCCGTGTAGAAAATATTGCGGTGAATGTGGGGAGGACGGGGGCGTTAACACCTTTGGCGGAGATGCGTCCGGTACAGTTGGCGGGAACTACCGTATCTAGGGCTACTTTACATAATAGCGATCGCATCACTCAATTAGACATCCGCATCGGTGATACTGTCATTGTCCGTAAGGCTGGGGAAATCATTCCCGAAGTTGTCAGGGTTCTGAAGGAACTGCGTCCGACTGATACCCAACCTTTTATTATGCCTAGCCATTGTCCCGTGTGCGGACAGTCTGTGGTGCGGGAGACGGGGGAAGCTGTTACTCGTTGTGTGAATGCTTCTTGTCAAGCCATTCTCAAAGGTTCGATTGAACATTGGGTGAGTCGTGATGCTTTAGATATCAAAGGTGTAGGGGAAAAATTGGTGCATCAACTCGTAGATAAAGGCTTGGTGCATTCCGTCGCTGATTTATATGACTTGGCAGCACAGCAATTGTTAGCATTAGAAAGAATGGGAGAAAAATCAGCACAGAAATTAATTGAGGCGATCGCCCAATCAAAAAATCAGCCTTGGTCAAGGGTATTATATGGTTTAGGCATCCGTCATGTAGGCAGCGTTAACGCCCAATTATTAACAGAAAAATACCGCTCAGTAGAGCAATTATCGACCGCCAAACAATCAGAAATTGCAGGTATTTATGGTATTGGAGCAGAAATTGCTCAGTCTGTTTATCAGTGGTTTCGGATTAATGCCAATCAAAATTTAATTGAACGCTTGCAAGGCGCAGGATTACAGTTTACAAATACCGAAGAAATATCTGACGTTGATCATGCTAACCTGAGATTAGCGGGTAAAACTTTTGTCATTACTGGTACTTTACCTACGTTAAAACGCGATGAAGCCAAAGCTTTAATTCAAAAAGCTGGGGGAAAAGTAACTGATTCAATTAGTAAGAAGACGGATTATTTAGTTCTGGGTGAAGATGCAGGATCTAAATTAGAAAAAGCGCAAGCATTAGGGATTGCACAGTTAACTGAAGCCCAGTTGTTAGTAATTTTAGAAAACTAG
- a CDS encoding SDR family oxidoreductase — protein MDLQLRGKVALVTAASKGLGKATAWQFAREGAKVVICARSEAVEKAAAEIANDTGAEVLAVRADVTQQTDIERVIDTTVETFGGLDILVTNAGGPPAGTFDDTDLAAWESAVNLNLLSAVRLVKYALPHLRQSTAAAILTITSTSTKQPVKNLVLSNSIRLAVIGLTKTLSQELGQDQIRVNSILPGWTYTERVEELINARIGKTGQTKEAEIASINAAVPLGRMGKPEEFANVAVFLCSPAASFVNGVMLQVDGGLNAGTF, from the coding sequence ATGGATTTGCAACTCAGGGGCAAAGTAGCCTTAGTCACAGCAGCTAGCAAAGGATTAGGTAAAGCTACGGCATGGCAATTTGCCCGTGAGGGTGCAAAGGTTGTAATCTGTGCGCGTAGCGAGGCGGTTGAAAAAGCGGCTGCGGAAATCGCTAATGATACTGGTGCAGAGGTGCTGGCGGTGCGTGCAGATGTCACTCAACAAACCGACATAGAACGAGTAATTGATACGACTGTTGAGACATTCGGCGGTTTGGATATTTTAGTGACAAACGCAGGCGGGCCGCCGGCTGGTACTTTTGATGATACAGATTTAGCAGCGTGGGAAAGCGCAGTTAACTTAAACTTGCTCAGTGCAGTACGCTTAGTAAAATATGCCTTACCTCACTTACGTCAATCAACTGCTGCGGCAATTCTGACTATTACTTCCACCTCAACTAAGCAACCAGTTAAAAATCTGGTTTTATCCAATTCGATTAGGTTAGCAGTGATTGGTTTAACAAAAACCCTATCTCAAGAATTGGGACAGGATCAGATTCGCGTTAATAGCATTTTACCAGGCTGGACATATACAGAACGGGTGGAAGAATTGATTAATGCTCGTATTGGTAAAACTGGTCAAACAAAAGAGGCAGAAATTGCTAGTATTAATGCTGCCGTTCCCTTGGGGCGCATGGGGAAACCAGAAGAGTTTGCGAATGTGGCGGTATTTCTTTGCTCACCAGCAGCATCATTTGTCAATGGTGTCATGCTTCAGGTAGATGGCGGACTCAATGCTGGGACGTTTTAA